Genomic segment of Pseudomonadota bacterium:
TCAGTCCAATTGTCAGCTGTTCTTTCAGTATAAAAATGCCGGAAAACACACCGAAGACAGGCGTGAGAAACGTAAAAATAGAAAGTTTTCCCACAGGGTAGGTGTGTATTAACTTGAACCACATGAGATAGGAGGCAAAGGCGACGATTACAGACTGGTATACGATAGATCCGATAACGAGGGGGTTGATGTCTCTTATCCATACATCTTCGAGTACGTATGCGCATACAAATATTACGGGTATTGAGAATACAAGCTGATAGAGGAATGTATTGATAGGATGAACCTTTTGGGCTAAATACTTTTTTATATAAAGGGTTGTGGCTCCCCAGAATATGGCTGCCATAATCTCAAGTATATCACCGAGTAGCATAAGTCTGCTGTGTGTGGCAGGTTTTCCTTTGAATACGAGGTAAATCCCGAGAAAGGCAAATATCAAACCTACAGTCTTTATTATGTTGAGCCTTTCCTTAAGGAATATATGCGCTCCTATAGCAACCACAAAGGGTGAGAGGTAGATAAATATGGCTGACCTTGCTGCATCAGTGTAAAGCATTCCAAGATAGAGGCATACGAATTCTAACCCGAAAAGCATGCCTACAATAAATCCGTGGAATAAGGTTATACCTTTGTGAAAGAGGGGCTGTTTTATAATTATGCAATAGACTATGCCGAAGAGTGATGCGATGAATGACCTGAGAAAGGTGGTAAAAATCGGTGAGAGACCGCTATTTGAGAATTTTATAGCAGGGTAGTTTAGCCCCCATAAGAAGGTTAGCATTAGGATTGTAATAAAGCCTCTCAGATCTATGTAATCTTTCGTCATTGGTTAATCATCCCTTTGCTGTAAGGCTGGTAGCTCAATTATTCCTTGACAACCTTATACCTTTTTTGTTCTATTAAATCAACGAAAAGTCAGGGTTTGAAGGGGGTTTTGATGAAAAGGATTGGAATTGTTGGGACAGGTTCATATCTGCCTGAAAAGGTTATGACCAACTATGATATTGAGAAATTTCTCGATACATCAGACGAGTGGATTTACACGAGAACAGGTGTAAAAGAGAGAAGAATAGCGGATAAGAATGTTGCAACATCTGATTTATGCAAGATAGCAAGTGAAAAGGCTATGGATATGGCTGGTGTGAAACCGGAAGATATTGACCTCCTTATCCTTGCAACGATAACACCCGATACCCATTGTCCTGCTGGT
This window contains:
- a CDS encoding DMT family transporter, which encodes MTKDYIDLRGFITILMLTFLWGLNYPAIKFSNSGLSPIFTTFLRSFIASLFGIVYCIIIKQPLFHKGITLFHGFIVGMLFGLEFVCLYLGMLYTDAARSAIFIYLSPFVVAIGAHIFLKERLNIIKTVGLIFAFLGIYLVFKGKPATHSRLMLLGDILEIMAAIFWGATTLYIKKYLAQKVHPINTFLYQLVFSIPVIFVCAYVLEDVWIRDINPLVIGSIVYQSVIVAFASYLMWFKLIHTYPVGKLSIFTFLTPVFGVFSGIFILKEQLTIGLISGLIFVCIGIYCANYTKPVCHAGTGRRVPV